The genomic window GAAAGGGGTTTAAATATGAGTAAACTTGATAATGAAGAACAAAAAATATATGATATGCTTTCTCAAATCAATGTAGATTCAAGTAAAATTGCTCAACGAGTGAGAACTGAATTAAATAAAAGAGATACTAAAACGCCAGTTAAGAGTCATAAACCATGGATGAGGTCTACAGTTGCTGCTATAGTATTATCCATGTTCTTAGTTGTTGGTGCAACTGCTGCAGTATTAGGAAATTTTGAATGGTTTATGAAGAAATTCAATCCAAATTTTGGGAAAATTATTGAACCTATTGAAGTCTATTGCGAGGAACAGGGAATCAGAATGGAGGTAATTGGTGCACAGAAATATGACAATAGGGCGGTAGTGTATCTATCTCTTAAAGATATAACAGGACAGAATAGATTGACAGAAAGAACTGACTTTAGGGATGGATTTAATGTTAAAATGAGTGAGAGAACTAAGAAGAATATAATTGGCAAGAGGGACGCATCGGTAATTGGATATGGTTGGAAACAAAAAATGCTATATTTTGATGAAGCTACAAATACTGCTTATTATGAATTTAATATAACCACCGATATAGATATGCCACTGGCAGATCCGCTGGAATTGGGCAGTTCGCGAATTTATTTTGATAAAACAGAGTATGAAGAAGAACCAATCAACATACCTCTTATATCAATTAAAGACACGGATACTGTATCAATTAATGAATCGCAAATTTGGGGTGGAGGTGGAGAGTCAGATAATATTTGGAGCGGAAGAGATACAAAGGTACTTTTACCAGGTAATTATGCTAGTATGCCTCATGGCAATAAAAACCAATGGATTTCTAATATTGGCATCATAGACGGTAAATTGCATGTTCAGATAGGCAAGATTTTTAACAAGGAATTTGGACCTAATGATCCATCAATTGACTTAAAGGATCAAGATGGTAATCTTATACCTTATGATTATAGTTTAGTTTTATTTACAGATGAAAAAAATAAATTCCTTGATATTGAAAGAAACGATTATAGTGATGCCATGTATAAGTATGAAGAATTTATATTTCCTTTAAATAAAAAAGATCTAAGTAAATATACCCTTTGCTATACTGGTACAGTTCACACTGGTGTTGAAGGGAACTGGAAGGTTGTAGCAAATCTAAGTGATTCAAGTAGAAATATCATTACTTGGGCTGAAGATATTTCTATTGAAGGGTATGTTTTAGAGTATATGACATTAAACCCTTTGGGATTACAAGCCATGGGTACCTATGAAGGAGAGAACTGCTATATAAGCGATGCAGTGGTCAAAATTGAAACTGTAGACGGTATCATTCAGTTAGAAGGCGGTGGCGGTAGCCAAGACTCTGAAAATCATTCATTTAGTGCAAGCTGGGATATAGATGAACCACTTGAAGTTGATAAAGTAAAAGCTATAATTATAAATGATACCCGAATTCCGATAAATTAGAAAACCCCCTGCTATTAACTAAACCCCTCGTGTCAAGTTGGCGATACGAATATCTTTGAAATTTAAATTAGGAAAAGAAATCGAATGCTTTGACAATAGACTTGATTTTATAAAAGAATGGTATTATTTATATAGAGTGCCACTAATTTGTGACTTCAGTTATGAGTTAGTGGCATGGTTTCTGCCATCTTTTATTTCAATAATTCTATCTGCTTTTTCTGCTATCCTCTTATCATGAGTTATTACAATGAAAGTAGATTTAAATTCTCTATTTATTTCTTTTAAAAGATTATAAACCGTTTCTGTAGTTTCTGAATCAAGATTTCCCGTCGGCTCATCTCCAAGTATTATTCTAGGACTGTTAATTAAGGACCTAGCTATGGCTGCTCTTTGCTGTTGACCACCAGATATGTCTGTAGCTTTGTTATTTTTTACTTTAGTTAAACCGACTATTTCTATTAAGTCATTAGCTCTATTTAAGGCTTCTTTAGTAACTTTGTTATGCTTTATCCTGTAGGGAATTAATATGTTTTCCAAAACAGTAAACTCTGGTAGTAAATAATGAAATTGAAATATAAATCCTATAGTTTCGTTTCTTAAAGTAGCTAATTGGTTTTTATTCATATTGGAAATATTTCTTCCATCTACAAATACTTCTCCGCTTGTAGCTCTATCTAAGGTTCCTATTATATTCATTAAGGTAGATTTCCCACTACCAGAAGCTCCTATAATAGAGTTAAAAGTACTTTCCTCAAAGCTTAAATTAATATCAAATAAAACCTGAGTCTTTATTTTTTCTCCATAAATTTTGTTTATATTCCTTAGTTCTAATATATTAGCCATTTTTTATCACCTCTATAGGATTAAGCTTAGAAGATTTCCTAGCTGGTATAAGTGCCGCAATAGTAGCAGAAGTAATGGCTACTAGGACAGAAATAATTATAAAAGTGTAGTCTAAATAAAATGGAACTAAAGGTGTTCCATCTGGATTTTTCACAAAATTAGCGAAAACATAGGTAAGGGTAAGCCCAAGAATAGTTCCTAAAATAGAACCTACAATTCCTAGGACAAGACCTTGAAACAAGAAAATTAAACTTGCAGTTTTATCCTTTATCCCCATTGCTTTTAGTATTCCAATTTGTTTTGATTTTTGAACTACTGATATGGCTAAAACAGATGAAATGCCTAGTAGTACTGCTAATAGTACAAAAACCTGAATCATATAGCTAGAAGCAGACTGTCCAGTTAAACCAGAAAGCAATTCTTCATTTTGTGCTTTCCAATTTAGAGTCTTTAGTTCTTCTTTTTCTAAAACTCTTTCTAAATCATCAGCTATTACATCTGCATTAAAAACATCTTTAACTTGTGTTTCTATTGAAGACAGATTATCTTTCTTTTCGAATATATCTCTAGCACTATTTAATGTAGTAATCACCCAGGATTTATTTAAGCTTGCTACCTTTAGGTCATAAACTCCTACAATTTCTATATCTATGTTTTTCCCTTCCGGGGTTAGTATATTAACAGAATCTCCTACTTCCATATTAGCTTCTTCAGCCAAATCTTTACCTATTATGGTTTCAAAATTGCCTTTCGGTATCCTTCCTTTTATTAACCTATCACTAAATTTATATATACTATTTGCCTTATTAAATTCTACTCCTCGTATAAGTATAGGATATGATTCTTCTTCCTTATATAAAAAAGCTGAGGAATCTAAAGATTTAGATACTGCTGAAAACCTGTCGTCTTTATTTAGAGCTTCTATAAGTGGATCTTTATCTTCAAAATATTTTTCGTTTCCTTCTGAGACTATAGTAATATGTGAGGAGCTACCTATTGTCTTGTCTATCAATGATTTCTGCAGTCCATCTATTAGAGAGCCTATAAATATCTGTACTGAAACACCTATGGCTATACCTGTTAGAATAAGTATGGTTTGTCCCTTATTTGACGTTAAAAACCTTGCAGCTATATTAAATGCTAGTTTCAATTTCTTTCATCTCCATCATATAAATTTAAGATATCTTGAAAGCTTTTCAATTCAAAATCTCCCCCAACTTTTTTATACATGCTAGGATCCGATGTAAATGCATTGCCTCCTAAGATAAACTTTATATTTTTATCTAATGTTCTTTTAATCTTTTCTATTGTTTTTTTGGTAGCTACTAAATTGAAATGATTTGTAACACTTATACAGACATAAGTAGGATAAATAGTTTCTATAGCTTTTAGTATTGTTGCTTCTGGAGTATTGGCTCCTATAAATATGGTGTTATAGCCTGCAATAGTAAAAAAGTCAGAAACCATTCTAGCCCCTAGCTCATGGTCTTCAAATTGAGGACACATAACTATTACACTAGTCTCATACCGAGAGCCTAGCTTGTCCCTTTCTCTTAATACATAGGGGTAAGCGCACTCCACTATGGTTCTTATTATTCCACTTCTCACATGTTCCTTCCATATTAAACTTTCTATGTCTAAATCATATTCTTCTATTATACTATTTAG from Proteiniborus ethanoligenes includes these protein-coding regions:
- a CDS encoding ABC transporter permease: MKLAFNIAARFLTSNKGQTILILTGIAIGVSVQIFIGSLIDGLQKSLIDKTIGSSSHITIVSEGNEKYFEDKDPLIEALNKDDRFSAVSKSLDSSAFLYKEEESYPILIRGVEFNKANSIYKFSDRLIKGRIPKGNFETIIGKDLAEEANMEVGDSVNILTPEGKNIDIEIVGVYDLKVASLNKSWVITTLNSARDIFEKKDNLSSIETQVKDVFNADVIADDLERVLEKEELKTLNWKAQNEELLSGLTGQSASSYMIQVFVLLAVLLGISSVLAISVVQKSKQIGILKAMGIKDKTASLIFLFQGLVLGIVGSILGTILGLTLTYVFANFVKNPDGTPLVPFYLDYTFIIISVLVAITSATIAALIPARKSSKLNPIEVIKNG
- a CDS encoding cobalamin B12-binding domain-containing protein; the encoded protein is MESVDMESLYEKLMEFLREEDKENSFKLCMNALEEGSTTVVNLYESILTPALNSIIEEYDLDIESLIWKEHVRSGIIRTIVECAYPYVLRERDKLGSRYETSVIVMCPQFEDHELGARMVSDFFTIAGYNTIFIGANTPEATILKAIETIYPTYVCISVTNHFNLVATKKTIEKIKRTLDKNIKFILGGNAFTSDPSMYKKVGGDFELKSFQDILNLYDGDERN
- a CDS encoding ABC transporter ATP-binding protein — protein: MANILELRNINKIYGEKIKTQVLFDINLSFEESTFNSIIGASGSGKSTLMNIIGTLDRATSGEVFVDGRNISNMNKNQLATLRNETIGFIFQFHYLLPEFTVLENILIPYRIKHNKVTKEALNRANDLIEIVGLTKVKNNKATDISGGQQQRAAIARSLINSPRIILGDEPTGNLDSETTETVYNLLKEINREFKSTFIVITHDKRIAEKADRIIEIKDGRNHATNS